In Phyllopteryx taeniolatus isolate TA_2022b chromosome 13, UOR_Ptae_1.2, whole genome shotgun sequence, the following are encoded in one genomic region:
- the adam15 gene encoding disintegrin and metalloproteinase domain-containing protein 12 isoform X8 — protein MKQLFPPLSLLLLISAGVAFTDARSLNPTHGPDTAGSVRWWSPPLERTRPFVLVGGQRRSLKEALQDGHPEHLQCGLEVRGEVLVLDLQKNRDLLPKAPNIFFYLPNGTGVSLTGDPVTHCYYHGNVRGFPSSRVAISTCSGLRGVIAVNASLSFEVQPQELRHNGEGGEASAGGGEYVGHHLIFSSGPVADEAVRGCGVTHERGDTRRHAGAHAQHRNKRDLLSETKYIELVLVADHQEFLNYQKNNKTIIYRMLDVANQVDWFYRPLKVRVALTGLEVWSDRDKIRVEKNPSATLNNFLLWRTRELLPRLSHDNAQLVMGSALDGTTVGMAAQASMCSRDRSGGVNVDHLVSVLGVASTVAHELGHNLGMSHDTRERRCHCTNQPRMGGCIMEPSTGFLPGQQFSSCSASDLSVSLLRGGGMCLFNVPPPERLLGGPRCGNLYVEPGEECDCGLLEECQDPCCNASTCRLHPGARCSADGVCCQDCELRAAGSVCREPIGECDLPEFCTGSSPFCPPNVYVQNGEPCEDGATYCYSGACASMRTQCQTLWGPNATAAPAVCFSSVNKQGNKYGNCGQLSNGSYATCAHKSVRHTECVCMYVCACIDLVLSALPSPLPTCGGTSVLCVLRCSDVQCGRIQCQGGLERPLLGTNTEILTTTVRFELHDLVCRGTFFHLGDDVSDPASVAQGTACGPDKACLDNKCQDVSVLGVDECRRKCNGHGVCNSNNNCHCRPGWAPPDCAYAGHGGSVDSGPARAAAESDPVLVALLVLFLFVVPALLLFLALRLPRVRRACLTLGDNKLFRKSSHNRTPATERSSERNVDQVRPLRFHVNAPETPPLKEASAPSKPAEPKKPLLLPPPTHLATASCTASANSRGGRRPPSRPTIPPRPERR, from the exons tcgctgctgctgctgatcaGCGCTGGCGTTGCGTTCACGGACGCCAGGTCCTTGAACCCAACGCACGGCCCGGACACCGCAG GTAGTGTGCGATGGTGGAGCCCCCCGCTGGAGAGAACTCGACCCTTCGTGCTAGTGGGTGGGCAGAGGCGGAGCCTGAAGGAGGCACTGCAG GACGGTCACCCGGAGCATCTGCAGTGTGGCCTGGAGGTCAGAGGTGAGGTCCTCGTGTTGGACCTGCAGAAGAACCG CGACCTCCTGCCCAAAGCGCCAAACATTTTCTTCTACCTCCCCAACGGCACCGGAGTGTCCCTGACGGGCGACCCCGTG ACGCATTGTTATTACCATGGGAACGTAAGAGGATTCCCGAGCTCTCGAGTGGCAATCAGCACCTGCTCAGGACTCCG CGGCGTGATCGCCGTCAACGCCTCGCTGAGTTTTGAGGTTCAGCCGCAGGAGCTCCGCCACAATGGCGAAGGAGGCGAGGCCAGCGCAGGTGGAGGAGAATATGTGGGACACCACCTGATCTTTTCAAGTGGTCCTGTGGCGGACGAGGCGGTGAGGGGCTGCGGGGTGACGCACGAGCGTGGCGACACACGCCGGCACGCCGGCGCTCACGCTCAACACAGA AACAAGCGGGATCTCCTGTCCGAGACAAAATACATCGAGCTGGTTCTGGTGGCGGACCACCAGGAG TTCTTGAACTACCAGAAGAACAACAAGACCATCATCTACCGCATGCTGGATGTGGCCAATCAGGTGGACTGG ttctACCGCCCTCTGAAGGTGCGCGTGGCACTGACTGGTTTGGAGGTCTGGAGCGACCGGGACAAAATCCGCGTGGAGAAGAACCCGAGCGCCACACTCAACAACTTCCTGCTCTGGCGGACAAGGGAGCTCCTGCCACGCCTTAGTCACGACAACGCGCAGCTCGTCAT GGGCAGTGCCTTGGATGGCACCACAGTGGGCATGGCGGCGCAGGCGTCCATGTGCTCCAGAGACCGCTCGGGAGGCGTCAACGTG GACCACCTGGTCAGTGTTCTGGGCGTGGCGTCCACGGTGGCTCACGAGCTGGGACACAATCTGGGCATGAGCCACGACACCCGCGAGCGCCGATGCCACTGCACCAACCAGCCTCGCATGGGCGGCTGCATCATGGAACCCTCCACCGG GTTTCTGCCGGGTCAGCAGTTCAGCAGCTGCAGCGCGTCCGACCTGTCTGTCAGTCTGCTTCGGGGCGGCGGCATGTGTCTGTTCAACGTGCCGCCGCCCGAGCGCCTCCTGGGCGGGCCCCGCTGCGGCAACCTCTACGTGGAGCCCGGCGAGGAGTGCGACTGCGGCCTGCTCGAG GAGTGCCAGGACCCCTGCTGCAACGCGTCCACGTGTCGACTGCACCCCGGCGCCCGGTGCTCGGCCGACGGCGTCTGCTGCCAGGACTGCGAG CTGCGGGCGGCGGGGTCCGTGTGCCGGGAGCCCATCGGAGAGTGCGACCTACCCGAGTTCTGCACGGGCTCCTCCCCCTTCTGCCCGCCCAATGTCTATGTTCAGAACGGCGAGCCCTGTGAGGATGGCGCCACCTACTGCTACAGCGGCGCCTGCGCCAGCATGCGCACGCAGTGCCAGACGCTTTGGGGACCGA ACGCCACCGCTGCACCGGCTGTCTGCTTCTCGTCCGTCAACAAACAAGGAAATAAATACGGAAACTGCGGGCAGCTTAGCAACGGGTCGTATGCCACCTGCGCACACAAGTCAGTCAGAcacactgagtgtgtgtgtatgtatgtgtgtgcatgcatagaTCTTGTCTTGTCTGCTCTGCCATCCCCGCTGCCCACGTGTGGGGGCACGTCCGTACTTTGCGTGTTGCGTTGCAGTGACGTGCAGTGCGGCAGGATCCAGTGTCAGGGTGGCCTTGAGCGCCCCCTGCTGGGCACAAACACCGAGATCCTGACCACCACGGTGCGCTTCGAGCTCCACGACCTGGTGTGCCGCGGGACGTTTTTCCACCTGGGAGACGACGTGTCCGACCCCGCTTCCGTGGCGCAGGGCACCGCCTGCGGCCCCGACAAG GCCTGCTTGGACAACAAGTGTCAGGACGTGTCCGTCTTGGGCGTGGACGAGTGCCGCAGGAAATGCAACGGCCACGGC GTctgcaacagcaacaacaactgcCACTGCCGACCGGGATGGGCGCCGCCCGACTGCGCGTATGCCGGGCACGGGGGCAGCGTGGACAGCGGACCCGCACGCGCCGCCGCAG agTCGGATCCGGTCCTGGTGGCCCTGCTGGTGCTCTTCCTCTTTGTCGTGCCAGcacttctcctcttcctcgctCTTCGCCTCCCTCGTGTGCGTCGCGCGTGTTTGACTTTGGGAGACAACAAACTCTTTCGCAAATCCTCACATAACCG GACCCCGGCGACGGAGCGCAGTTCAGAGCGCAACGTGGATCAAGTCCGGCCGCTGAGGTTCCACGTCAACGCCCCCGAGACTCCGCCCCTCAAGGAG
- the adam15 gene encoding disintegrin and metalloproteinase domain-containing protein 12 isoform X10, with amino-acid sequence MKQLFPPLSLLLLISAGVAFTDARSLNPTHGPDTAGSVRWWSPPLERTRPFVLVGGQRRSLKEALQDGHPEHLQCGLEVRGEVLVLDLQKNRDLLPKAPNIFFYLPNGTGVSLTGDPVTHCYYHGNVRGFPSSRVAISTCSGLRGVIAVNASLSFEVQPQELRHNGEGGEASAGGGEYVGHHLIFSSGPVADEAVRGCGVTHERGDTRRHAGAHAQHRNKRDLLSETKYIELVLVADHQEFLNYQKNNKTIIYRMLDVANQVDWFYRPLKVRVALTGLEVWSDRDKIRVEKNPSATLNNFLLWRTRELLPRLSHDNAQLVMGSALDGTTVGMAAQASMCSRDRSGGVNVDHLVSVLGVASTVAHELGHNLGMSHDTRERRCHCTNQPRMGGCIMEPSTGFLPGQQFSSCSASDLSVSLLRGGGMCLFNVPPPERLLGGPRCGNLYVEPGEECDCGLLEECQDPCCNASTCRLHPGARCSADGVCCQDCELRAAGSVCREPIGECDLPEFCTGSSPFCPPNVYVQNGEPCEDGATYCYSGACASMRTQCQTLWGPNATAAPAVCFSSVNKQGNKYGNCGQLSNGSYATCAHKSVRHTECVCMYVCACIDLVLSALPSPLPTCGGTSVLCVLRCSDVQCGRIQCQGGLERPLLGTNTEILTTTVRFELHDLVCRGTFFHLGDDVSDPASVAQGTACGPDKACLDNKCQDVSVLGVDECRRKCNGHGVCNSNNNCHCRPGWAPPDCAYAGHGGSVDSGPARAAAGPRRRSAVQSATWIKSGR; translated from the exons tcgctgctgctgctgatcaGCGCTGGCGTTGCGTTCACGGACGCCAGGTCCTTGAACCCAACGCACGGCCCGGACACCGCAG GTAGTGTGCGATGGTGGAGCCCCCCGCTGGAGAGAACTCGACCCTTCGTGCTAGTGGGTGGGCAGAGGCGGAGCCTGAAGGAGGCACTGCAG GACGGTCACCCGGAGCATCTGCAGTGTGGCCTGGAGGTCAGAGGTGAGGTCCTCGTGTTGGACCTGCAGAAGAACCG CGACCTCCTGCCCAAAGCGCCAAACATTTTCTTCTACCTCCCCAACGGCACCGGAGTGTCCCTGACGGGCGACCCCGTG ACGCATTGTTATTACCATGGGAACGTAAGAGGATTCCCGAGCTCTCGAGTGGCAATCAGCACCTGCTCAGGACTCCG CGGCGTGATCGCCGTCAACGCCTCGCTGAGTTTTGAGGTTCAGCCGCAGGAGCTCCGCCACAATGGCGAAGGAGGCGAGGCCAGCGCAGGTGGAGGAGAATATGTGGGACACCACCTGATCTTTTCAAGTGGTCCTGTGGCGGACGAGGCGGTGAGGGGCTGCGGGGTGACGCACGAGCGTGGCGACACACGCCGGCACGCCGGCGCTCACGCTCAACACAGA AACAAGCGGGATCTCCTGTCCGAGACAAAATACATCGAGCTGGTTCTGGTGGCGGACCACCAGGAG TTCTTGAACTACCAGAAGAACAACAAGACCATCATCTACCGCATGCTGGATGTGGCCAATCAGGTGGACTGG ttctACCGCCCTCTGAAGGTGCGCGTGGCACTGACTGGTTTGGAGGTCTGGAGCGACCGGGACAAAATCCGCGTGGAGAAGAACCCGAGCGCCACACTCAACAACTTCCTGCTCTGGCGGACAAGGGAGCTCCTGCCACGCCTTAGTCACGACAACGCGCAGCTCGTCAT GGGCAGTGCCTTGGATGGCACCACAGTGGGCATGGCGGCGCAGGCGTCCATGTGCTCCAGAGACCGCTCGGGAGGCGTCAACGTG GACCACCTGGTCAGTGTTCTGGGCGTGGCGTCCACGGTGGCTCACGAGCTGGGACACAATCTGGGCATGAGCCACGACACCCGCGAGCGCCGATGCCACTGCACCAACCAGCCTCGCATGGGCGGCTGCATCATGGAACCCTCCACCGG GTTTCTGCCGGGTCAGCAGTTCAGCAGCTGCAGCGCGTCCGACCTGTCTGTCAGTCTGCTTCGGGGCGGCGGCATGTGTCTGTTCAACGTGCCGCCGCCCGAGCGCCTCCTGGGCGGGCCCCGCTGCGGCAACCTCTACGTGGAGCCCGGCGAGGAGTGCGACTGCGGCCTGCTCGAG GAGTGCCAGGACCCCTGCTGCAACGCGTCCACGTGTCGACTGCACCCCGGCGCCCGGTGCTCGGCCGACGGCGTCTGCTGCCAGGACTGCGAG CTGCGGGCGGCGGGGTCCGTGTGCCGGGAGCCCATCGGAGAGTGCGACCTACCCGAGTTCTGCACGGGCTCCTCCCCCTTCTGCCCGCCCAATGTCTATGTTCAGAACGGCGAGCCCTGTGAGGATGGCGCCACCTACTGCTACAGCGGCGCCTGCGCCAGCATGCGCACGCAGTGCCAGACGCTTTGGGGACCGA ACGCCACCGCTGCACCGGCTGTCTGCTTCTCGTCCGTCAACAAACAAGGAAATAAATACGGAAACTGCGGGCAGCTTAGCAACGGGTCGTATGCCACCTGCGCACACAAGTCAGTCAGAcacactgagtgtgtgtgtatgtatgtgtgtgcatgcatagaTCTTGTCTTGTCTGCTCTGCCATCCCCGCTGCCCACGTGTGGGGGCACGTCCGTACTTTGCGTGTTGCGTTGCAGTGACGTGCAGTGCGGCAGGATCCAGTGTCAGGGTGGCCTTGAGCGCCCCCTGCTGGGCACAAACACCGAGATCCTGACCACCACGGTGCGCTTCGAGCTCCACGACCTGGTGTGCCGCGGGACGTTTTTCCACCTGGGAGACGACGTGTCCGACCCCGCTTCCGTGGCGCAGGGCACCGCCTGCGGCCCCGACAAG GCCTGCTTGGACAACAAGTGTCAGGACGTGTCCGTCTTGGGCGTGGACGAGTGCCGCAGGAAATGCAACGGCCACGGC GTctgcaacagcaacaacaactgcCACTGCCGACCGGGATGGGCGCCGCCCGACTGCGCGTATGCCGGGCACGGGGGCAGCGTGGACAGCGGACCCGCACGCGCCGCCGCAG GACCCCGGCGACGGAGCGCAGTTCAGAGCGCAACGTGGATCAAGTCCGGCCGCTGA